From Anabrus simplex isolate iqAnaSimp1 chromosome 11, ASM4041472v1, whole genome shotgun sequence, a single genomic window includes:
- the SerRS gene encoding probable serine--tRNA ligase, cytoplasmic, protein MVLDLDLFRPEKGGDVEKLRKNQRDRFKDVGLIDQIVSKDLEWRKLRHQLDNLNRQRNLCNKVTGEKFKKQGRGNTDSSNKKVSDSFGDINTEGGLNAFNEFIAEKSYIDGSFPSQEDTMVFRNLKKPPPDSMAHALRWYNHMLSFGESIKQFPAASTNEVKVDLPQNILDNLETVTADELRVLDIDQLKGLRQHYDSRINENIEAIKEAEIARFTALREVGNILHESVPISDDEDNNRVERTFGDCTQKKKYSHVDLIVMIGGVDGDRGVNVAGGRAYFLTGPAVFLQHGLVQLSLHTLFQKGYKPLYTPFFMKKEVMQEVAQLSQFDEELYKVFGKGSEKPGTKEVDEKYLIATSEQPIAAFHRDEWIGEQELPIRYAGLSTCFRQEVGSHGRDTRGIFRVHQFEKVEQFVLTSPYDNKSWEMMDEMIDNAEQFCQMLGIPYRIVNIVSGALNHAASKKLDLEAWFPGSGAFRELVSCSNCLDYQARRLLVRYGKTKKMNTATVFVHMLNATMCATTRVICALLEVHQTETGIKVPEALKPYMPSIYKEEIPFINPAPIEVDQKKGGGDKK, encoded by the coding sequence ATGGTTTTGGATTTAGATCTTTTCCGTCCAGAAAAGGGAGGTGATGTAGAAAAATTGCGTAAGAACCAACGAGATCGCTTCAAAGATGTAGGCTTAATAGATCAAATTGTATCTAAAGACTTGGAATGGCGAAAACTTAGACACCAGCTGGATAACCTCAATCGGCAGCGAAACCTGTGCAACAAAGTTACCGGAGAAAAGTTTAAGAAACAAGGGAGAGGAAATACTGATTCGAGTAATAAAAAGGTGAGTGACAGTTTTGGAGATATCAATACTGAAGGTGGACTGAATGCATTTAATGAGTTCATTGCTGAGAAAAGTTACATCGATGGGTCTTTTCCATCCCAAGAAGACACAATGGTTTTCCGGAACTTGAAGAAACCCCCACCGGATTCCATGGCTCATGCTTTAAGATGGTATAACCATATGCTTAGTTTTGGCGAATCTATAAAGCAATTTCCTGCTGCAAGCACAAATGAAGTGAAAGTTGACCTGCCCCAGAACATCCTTGATAATTTGGAAACTGTAACTGCTGATGAGCTCCGTGTTTTGGATATAGATCAGCTGAAGGGGTTACGTCAGCACTATGATTCACGAATTAATGAAAATATAGAAGCTATTAAAGAAGCCGAAATTGCACGGTTTACAGCCTTGAGAGAAGTGGGGAATATATTGCATGAGTCTGTTCCaataagtgatgatgaagataataacAGGGTAGAAAGAACATTTGGAGACTGTACACAGAAGAAGAAATACTCTCATGTTGATTTAATAGTCATGATTGGTGGAGTCGATGGAGACCGAGGTGTGAACGTTGCTGGCGGAAGAGCCTATTTCCTAACTGGCCCAGCGGTGTTCCTGCAACATGGTTTAGTACAGTTGTCATTGCATACTTTATTCCAAAAGGGATACAAGCCTTTGTATACTCCTTTTTTTATGAAGAAAGAAGTGATGCAAGAAGTTGCTCAGTTGTCACAGTTTGATGAAGAGTTGTACAAAGTGTTTGGAAAGGGAAGTGAAAAACCTGGCACCAAGGAAGTAGATGAAAAATACTTAATTGCTACTTCAGAACAGCCCATTGCGGCATTTCATCGGGATGAATGGATTGGTGAGCAGGAACTCCCCATCCGTTACGCTGGACTCTCGACTTGCTTCCGACAAGAAGTTGGTTCTCATGGTCGAGACACTCGTGGAATCTTCAGGGTTCATCAGTTTGAGAAAGTCGAACAATTTGTTTTGACCTCTCCTTACGATAATAAATCATGGGAGATGATGGATGAGATGATTGACAATGCAGAGCAGTTCTGTCAAATGCTAGGCATTCcttaccgtatagttaatattgtGTCTGGAGCTCTCAATCATGCCGCTTCCAAGAAGCTGGATTTAGAAGCCTGGTTTCCTGGCTCAGGAGCATTCCGAGAGCTAGTTTCGTGTAGTAACTGTCTAGATTATCAGGCTAGGAGACTACTCGTACGTTATGGTAAAACAAAAAAGATGAACACTGCAACTGTATTTGTGCACATGCTTAATGCTACAATGTGTGCTACGACACGAGTTATATGTGCTCTTCTTGAAGTTCATCAGACAGAGACTGGAATCAAAGTGCCAGAAGCACTCAAGCCTTATATGCCATCTATATATAAGGAAGAGATTCCATTTATCAATCCAGCTCCTATAGAGGTGGACCAGAAGAAAGGTGGTGGTGACAAAAAATAA